TCTTTTATTGAGTGGTTTGGGGTTTTTTCTTTCAATGGTAATTTATTTTCCGACCCTTAACTTCAAGAGTCATTGACAACTGGTTTTTACTCTTTGCCTTCTTCTTGTTTTTTGTTTAGGAGTTTTTTGTTTTCTTCTTCCTCGTCAAGTTATTTTAAATTTGAAGGTAAAATTAAACCAAACAGCCCAAATTAGTCAAGATGCCTATTTTAATAATAATCGTTATTTTGGTTTAACCAATACTTTAACTAAACTTTGAATTCCGCCTCTAAAACACTAACTTGTCAGGAGAAACTCATGGATAAAACTTATTTTAATAACCAAACCCTAGAAGATAAAGTTAAAAACCTCCCTCATAAACCTGGATGTTATCTTTATTATAACAATGAAGGAAAGGTCATTTATGTTGGAAAAGCTAAAGATTTACGTAAACGGGTAATTTCGTATTTTAATCGTGCTCACAACATTAAAACTACTCGATTAGTTCGTGACATTCAGGATTTAGACTTTTTTGTGGTTAGTAATGAAGCAGAATCATTTCTATTAGAACAAAACCTGATTAAAAAATACCACCCTCGCTACAACATCATCTTAAATGATGATAAAGCTTATCCTTATATTATTATTACCAATGAAAGGGACCCCCAGTATAAATACGTTCGCAAGTATAACAAAAAAGCGCTTCGCAATTACGGTCCTTTACCACAAGGAAGTAATGCTCGAAACCTTTTAAGGGTGATGGAACGTTTATTTCCTTTGCGTCGGTGCAAGGGATATCAAGGAAAACCGTGTATTTACTACCACCTTCACCAGTGTTCTGGTGCTTGTTTTAAAGTAGTTGACCCCCAATATTACCAAGAACAAATTCGTCATGTTGACCGCTTTTTTAAGGGAAAAACTACCGAGGTTCGGACTGATTTATTAGAAAAAATGGATTATGCTGCTTCTAATTTACAGTTTGAAGAAGCAGGAAGGTTGAAAGAGTTGTTAGAATCACTTGATTATGCGCTTTCACGCCAAGAAGTAACCATTGATGATGAGGCTAATCGCGATGTGATTGCTTATGAAGTTGATGATGAACATCTTGTTTTTGTGACCTTGTTTTATCGGGCAGGAAGATTGTTGTATAAAGACCAGTTAGTCAGTGTTTATCATGATCAGGATTTAGAAGAATTAGTAATTAATTATGTGAGTCAAATCTATGAAAAAAACATCTTACCAGACCAAATCATTCTTCCTAAAGACATTGATTTATTTCAATTAGAAGATAAAGTTAAACCTTTGGCAACCCACCCGTTAAATCCTCAAGAACAGGCACTTTATCAATTAGCCCAAGAAAATGCAAT
This genomic stretch from Mesoplasma sp. JKS002658 harbors:
- the uvrC gene encoding excinuclease ABC subunit UvrC, whose amino-acid sequence is MDKTYFNNQTLEDKVKNLPHKPGCYLYYNNEGKVIYVGKAKDLRKRVISYFNRAHNIKTTRLVRDIQDLDFFVVSNEAESFLLEQNLIKKYHPRYNIILNDDKAYPYIIITNERDPQYKYVRKYNKKALRNYGPLPQGSNARNLLRVMERLFPLRRCKGYQGKPCIYYHLHQCSGACFKVVDPQYYQEQIRHVDRFFKGKTTEVRTDLLEKMDYAASNLQFEEAGRLKELLESLDYALSRQEVTIDDEANRDVIAYEVDDEHLVFVTLFYRAGRLLYKDQLVSVYHDQDLEELVINYVSQIYEKNILPDQIILPKDIDLFQLEDKVKPLATHPLNPQEQALYQLAQENAIEALNQVNLQSQSVNDKESEVLKQLQILLNLPTFPEHIEMFDISNLGDEFVTGSCVVYYNGKPSRNDFRKYNIEIEARDDASRLENLVYRRYQKSLVEHRPLPDLVIMDGGLKQVHAAKKVLSALGLEQIPVIGLIKNSHHNTEKILDLTQSEQVLDKHSGLYNFLASMQLRVDSYAKSGFRQKQNRAFLTNELLTIKGLGLKKIQELNKHYQTKGDLKRASFEELDLIIKNRQTTMKLYHYLHDDD